In one Culex quinquefasciatus strain JHB chromosome 2, VPISU_Cqui_1.0_pri_paternal, whole genome shotgun sequence genomic region, the following are encoded:
- the LOC119766050 gene encoding UPF0746 protein DDB_G0281095-like, with protein MTISANHRSQKQKQKQKQKQKQKQKQKQKQKQKQKQQQQQQQQQQQQQQQQQQQQQQQQQQQQQQQQQQQQQQQQQQQQQQQQQQQQQQQQQQQQQQQQQQQQQQQQQQQQQQQQQQQQQQQQQQQQQQQQQQQQHFEIDRMFFLIQLKLTLIGDRTTSR; from the exons ATGACAATTTCCGCGAACCACCGGTCG caaaagcaaaagcaaaagcaaaagcaaaagcaaaagcaaaagcaaaagcaaaagcaaaagcaaaagcaaaagcaaaagcaacagcaacagcaacagcaacagcaacagcaacagcaacagcaacagcaacagcaacagcaacagcaacagcaacagcaacagcaacagcaacagcaacagcaacagcaacagcaacagcaacagcaacagcaacagcaacagcaacagcaacagcaacagcaacagcaacagcaacagcaacagcaacagcaacagcaacagcaacagcaacagcaacagcaacagcaacagcaacagcaacagcaacagcaacagcaacagcaacagcaacagcaacagcaacagcaacagcaacagcatttTGAAATAgatagaatgttttttttaattcagttgAAACTCACACTGATAGGTGATCGCACCACTTCCCGTTGA